From the genome of Flavobacterium luteolum, one region includes:
- a CDS encoding BamA/TamA family outer membrane protein — MKNKKTTKRSVLFLLCMIVSLNVLNAQKHQTVLKDSLDGAFDLSDFLIYANGFIVVPTIITEPAVGGFGGAVAPIFLKKRAPVIEADGRKRFVNPDITGGIGMYTANKSWLAGAFRSATLVKPKILYRAFAAYGDMNLSFYANNLPNHNDEEFKLNFKSTIFYTQWLKQFNNAKWSAGPQYLFLNSKINLPDLDLPPPFVDPKDIKSTISQLGAAVQFDGRDNIFTPDKGIRLQTDFFWSDKALGSDYQAWRINLSAIGYYPLAKTLIGGLRIEGEQALGSPPFYLQPGINMRGIPAARYMGKTSIVSELEFRWDLYRRWSLMGFGGLASAFNDWDQAFAKPVVYSYGTGFRYLIARKFKLRMGVDVAKGPEEWAYYIVFGSNWMR, encoded by the coding sequence ATGAAAAACAAAAAAACAACAAAAAGAAGCGTTCTGTTTTTGCTTTGCATGATTGTATCGTTGAATGTTTTAAATGCACAAAAGCATCAAACCGTTTTAAAAGATTCTTTAGACGGAGCTTTCGATTTAAGTGATTTTCTTATTTATGCCAACGGATTCATAGTCGTGCCAACCATTATTACAGAACCGGCCGTAGGAGGATTTGGAGGTGCAGTTGCCCCAATTTTTCTAAAAAAACGTGCTCCCGTAATCGAAGCAGACGGAAGAAAACGATTTGTAAATCCAGACATTACAGGAGGAATCGGAATGTATACGGCCAACAAAAGCTGGCTTGCAGGAGCTTTTCGTTCTGCGACATTGGTAAAACCAAAAATATTATATCGTGCTTTTGCGGCTTATGGCGATATGAATTTATCCTTTTATGCCAATAATCTGCCGAATCATAATGACGAAGAATTTAAGCTCAACTTTAAATCGACTATTTTTTATACGCAATGGCTCAAACAATTTAATAATGCCAAATGGAGCGCTGGACCGCAGTACTTATTTTTAAATTCTAAAATAAACCTGCCCGATTTAGATCTTCCGCCACCATTTGTAGATCCTAAAGATATTAAAAGCACCATAAGTCAGCTTGGAGCCGCGGTTCAGTTTGACGGACGTGACAATATATTTACACCAGATAAAGGAATAAGGCTTCAGACCGATTTTTTCTGGTCAGATAAGGCGCTTGGCAGCGATTATCAGGCATGGCGCATCAATTTATCGGCAATTGGATATTATCCGTTGGCGAAAACTCTAATTGGCGGACTAAGGATTGAAGGAGAGCAGGCGTTGGGGAGTCCGCCTTTTTATTTACAGCCTGGAATTAATATGCGAGGAATTCCTGCTGCCCGATATATGGGAAAAACAAGCATTGTATCTGAACTTGAATTTAGATGGGATTTGTACCGAAGATGGAGCCTCATGGGATTTGGAGGTCTTGCAAGCGCCTTTAACGATTGGGATCAAGCCTTTGCAAAACCTGTTGTTTACAGCTACGGAACTGGTTTTAGATACCTCATTGCCAGAAAATTCAAACTTCGTATGGGAGTCGATGTGGCAAAAGGACCAGAAGAATGGGCGTACTATATTGTTTTTGGAAGTAACTGGATGCGATAG
- a CDS encoding aminopeptidase C, protein MNTFSFKSVFAASIFLAGTAGCFAQDILVNSLKLNASDKSKENFKFTEVINLGTTSVKSQGSSGTCWSYSTNSFLESEMIRLGKQPVELSQIYSARNVYVEKGINYVRMHGAITLGDGGALHDVINMYKKYGTVPREVYTGLNYGTDKNKFAEMGALIEGVLAAVVKNPNGELTPNWQKAYSAVIDSYLGKVPDNFTYKGKNYTPQSFAKEVVGINPDEYVEMSSFTNAPYYQKTTMMVPDNWSLDQVYNVKLNDMTDVIDNALKKGYTVAWATDVSEKSFSWKNGVAYVASKKFDDMTAEEKADMFNGPKVEPEITPEMRQAAFDNYTTTDDHGMHIIGLAKDQTGKEYYIVKNSWGETNDYKGFLFVTKNFVKYKTTALLVNKGGIPAEIAKKLGV, encoded by the coding sequence ATGAATACATTTTCATTCAAATCAGTGTTTGCTGCTTCAATCTTTTTGGCTGGAACTGCAGGCTGTTTTGCGCAAGACATCTTAGTAAATTCACTTAAACTAAATGCAAGCGACAAAAGTAAAGAGAACTTCAAATTTACAGAAGTAATCAACCTAGGAACAACATCGGTAAAATCTCAAGGATCATCTGGAACTTGCTGGAGCTACTCAACAAACTCATTCTTAGAGTCAGAAATGATTCGTTTAGGAAAACAGCCTGTTGAGCTATCTCAAATTTATTCTGCAAGAAACGTGTATGTAGAAAAAGGGATCAACTATGTTCGTATGCACGGAGCAATTACACTTGGAGACGGAGGAGCTTTACATGATGTAATTAACATGTACAAAAAATACGGAACTGTGCCTAGAGAAGTTTACACAGGATTAAACTACGGAACAGATAAAAATAAATTTGCTGAAATGGGTGCTCTTATTGAAGGTGTTCTTGCAGCAGTGGTGAAAAACCCGAACGGAGAATTGACTCCAAACTGGCAAAAAGCGTATTCAGCTGTTATTGATTCTTATTTAGGAAAAGTGCCAGATAACTTTACTTACAAAGGAAAAAACTATACGCCACAATCTTTTGCTAAAGAAGTAGTAGGAATTAACCCAGACGAGTATGTAGAAATGTCATCTTTTACAAACGCTCCGTACTACCAAAAAACAACTATGATGGTGCCAGACAACTGGTCATTGGATCAAGTTTACAACGTAAAATTGAACGATATGACAGACGTTATCGACAATGCACTTAAAAAAGGATATACTGTAGCTTGGGCAACAGATGTGAGCGAGAAAAGCTTTAGCTGGAAAAACGGTGTGGCTTATGTGGCATCTAAAAAATTCGACGATATGACGGCTGAAGAAAAAGCAGACATGTTTAACGGACCAAAAGTAGAACCAGAAATTACTCCAGAAATGCGTCAGGCAGCGTTTGATAACTACACTACAACAGACGACCACGGAATGCACATTATTGGTCTTGCAAAAGATCAAACTGGAAAAGAATATTATATCGTAAAAAATTCTTGGGGAGAAACAAACGACTACAAAGGTTTCTTGTTTGTAACTAAGAACTTCGTAAAATATAAAACTACTGCATTACTAGTAAACAAAGGAGGAATTCCTGCTGAAATTGCTAAGAAATTAGGGGTTTAA
- a CDS encoding helicase-related protein, whose protein sequence is MDRQERTLNVVKALNSYNSGNIPMHKLLDEVCDFFDFIKDEELDDSDKRFLIYLSNKVGVPQYYDVLDKFNSSYSSSIDDENIGLSTFSSLFYESSLFTDEDSKLHKFQMDILNLFEVQKQNRYFLSASTSFGKTHLVYEVIKKMKYKNIVLIFPSIALLSENLSKIKEGRIVFPLDYKIHTLSDIDSDYGIYNIFIFTPERFLSFLDKNNTSLLIDFIFVDEVYKIDNGYVIDDEAKENERDVAYRMAIFYGLSQYTKVDLLLAGPYIEIFEKKSPGYNPSFDLFLNDFKITKLLRNEYEIVKVSKTEIENVKTEINIDGVNFDFTKKKTKRSRMQEILDQILLADENAIVYCNTQANAEKVANEYERSNIDTNFFQAFIDHLKNKYDNRWVVIESLEKGIAVHHGVVPKYIQKEIVNLFNTKESNVNILTSTTTITEGVNTTAKNMIVYKSEKGAGTNGKPLLTFDAKNIAGRAGRFMEHFKGRVISLEEEFLNVINEVGNQIEHKNYQLLNERKEIDDEMTPLEYLNETSKQRLAEIKILQEDRDIPEEILSQFKVISKRDKIKIYDAINNLNAESHKRINTLIHDLNSGPFLVLNQIGFQEILDVIKELTIENNNLYFLIERKYNTKKGETFSVLIASLVSYIYNGYEGVYSYNFKRLMDNINKRAEDATKKNKLFDIEKETKNAVNSAMRITSTLVFNTFKYQLVKYIGVFNLMYKFYISKQQNKDFADVIGIDKLLIKLEYNAFTPEARTASDYGVPQNIINYYDSNNESERRRLLDRFDNYEKQIYQRIKKIIEE, encoded by the coding sequence ATGGATAGACAAGAAAGAACCCTTAATGTAGTAAAAGCACTAAATTCATACAATAGTGGCAACATACCAATGCACAAACTACTAGATGAAGTTTGTGATTTTTTTGATTTCATTAAAGATGAAGAACTTGATGATTCGGACAAAAGATTCTTGATTTATTTGTCAAATAAAGTTGGAGTTCCTCAATATTATGATGTGCTGGATAAATTTAATTCCAGTTATTCTTCTTCAATTGACGATGAAAATATAGGCTTAAGTACTTTTTCATCATTATTTTATGAATCCTCATTATTCACCGACGAAGACTCAAAACTTCACAAGTTTCAAATGGATATTCTTAATTTATTTGAAGTTCAAAAACAAAACAGATATTTTCTTTCGGCTTCAACATCATTTGGAAAAACACATTTAGTTTACGAAGTGATAAAAAAAATGAAATATAAAAATATTGTTCTAATATTTCCTAGCATTGCATTATTGTCAGAAAATCTATCGAAGATTAAAGAAGGTCGAATTGTTTTTCCGCTTGATTATAAAATTCATACATTGAGTGATATAGATTCCGATTATGGAATATATAATATTTTCATTTTTACCCCTGAAAGATTTTTATCCTTTTTAGACAAAAACAATACATCTTTATTAATAGACTTTATTTTCGTAGATGAAGTTTATAAAATTGATAATGGATACGTTATTGATGATGAAGCAAAAGAAAATGAACGAGATGTTGCTTACAGAATGGCAATATTTTATGGGCTATCACAATATACAAAAGTAGATTTATTGCTTGCAGGACCATACATTGAAATATTTGAAAAAAAATCACCAGGTTATAACCCTTCATTTGATTTATTCTTAAATGACTTTAAAATAACCAAACTTTTAAGAAATGAATATGAAATCGTCAAGGTTAGTAAAACAGAAATTGAAAATGTAAAAACAGAAATAAATATTGATGGTGTAAATTTTGATTTTACAAAAAAGAAGACTAAAAGATCAAGAATGCAGGAAATCTTGGATCAAATTCTATTAGCAGATGAAAATGCAATAGTCTATTGTAATACCCAAGCCAATGCTGAAAAAGTGGCAAATGAATATGAAAGATCTAATATAGACACAAATTTCTTTCAAGCATTTATTGACCATTTAAAAAATAAATATGACAACAGGTGGGTTGTAATTGAATCCTTAGAAAAAGGAATTGCAGTACATCATGGTGTTGTGCCAAAATATATTCAAAAAGAAATAGTAAACTTGTTTAACACAAAAGAGTCAAATGTAAATATACTAACTTCCACAACTACAATAACCGAAGGTGTAAATACCACTGCCAAAAATATGATTGTTTACAAAAGTGAAAAAGGGGCTGGCACTAATGGAAAGCCCTTATTAACCTTTGATGCAAAAAATATTGCTGGAAGAGCCGGGCGATTTATGGAACACTTTAAGGGGCGTGTAATTTCTCTAGAAGAGGAGTTTCTTAATGTAATAAATGAAGTTGGGAATCAAATTGAGCACAAGAATTATCAATTATTGAATGAAAGAAAAGAAATTGATGATGAGATGACTCCTCTTGAATATCTAAATGAAACAAGTAAACAAAGACTTGCAGAGATTAAAATTTTACAAGAAGATAGAGACATTCCAGAAGAAATACTTTCTCAATTTAAAGTAATCAGCAAAAGAGATAAAATAAAAATATATGACGCTATTAATAATCTAAATGCTGAATCTCATAAAAGAATAAATACTTTAATTCATGATTTAAATTCTGGACCTTTTTTAGTATTAAATCAAATTGGTTTTCAAGAAATATTAGATGTTATAAAAGAACTCACTATTGAAAATAATAATTTATATTTTTTAATTGAACGAAAATACAATACTAAAAAAGGAGAGACATTTTCGGTACTTATTGCATCTCTAGTTAGTTACATCTATAATGGGTATGAAGGCGTTTACAGTTATAACTTTAAAAGGCTCATGGATAATATCAATAAAAGAGCTGAAGATGCTACTAAAAAAAATAAATTATTTGACATTGAAAAGGAAACTAAAAATGCTGTCAATTCTGCTATGAGAATCACATCAACCTTAGTTTTCAATACATTTAAATATCAATTAGTAAAATACATTGGAGTTTTTAATCTAATGTACAAATTTTATATTTCCAAGCAGCAAAATAAAGATTTCGCAGATGTCATTGGTATTGATAAGTTACTCATTAAACTTGAATACAATGCATTTACTCCCGAGGCAAGAACTGCTAGTGATTATGGTGTACCGCAAAATATTATAAACTATTATGATTCAAATAACGAATCTGAAAGAAGAAGATTATTAGATAGGTTTGATAATTATGAAAAACAAATATACCAAAGAATAAAAAAAATAATTGAAGAATAA
- a CDS encoding Hachiman antiphage defense system protein HamA, whose translation MKDSLKKLIDKTLILEYKLSHSTLGIDKTCITHKDLNDDCYKNIDAEDLNRIIYESILYYAYDEFQLLDGDHQKMFIKAFNTKFKYNYTATDLAKRRLGIYGEALLCTVLHHFYNTNTLVSRGYFYDIQKKSEVTGYDSFHLIQKDNEIELWFGETKFYEDCEDAIDSVFKNIEKAISDDYLVNTNFTTILQKKGNITDKSSKLYKILDQWEKCIIDSLADELIKNEIKLVYPILVTFNKINNDYNETIKTAIKHINDNYNHIKFDQITIEHSIFFILIPIDDVKSSKETIIKWIDKKEPLM comes from the coding sequence ATGAAAGACAGTCTAAAAAAGCTAATAGACAAGACACTTATATTAGAGTATAAATTATCCCATTCTACTTTGGGTATAGATAAAACTTGTATAACTCATAAAGATTTGAATGATGATTGTTATAAAAATATTGATGCTGAAGATTTAAATAGGATTATTTATGAAAGTATCTTGTATTATGCATATGATGAATTTCAATTACTGGACGGAGATCATCAGAAAATGTTTATCAAAGCATTTAATACTAAATTTAAATACAATTATACTGCAACTGATTTAGCAAAAAGAAGATTAGGGATTTACGGAGAGGCATTACTATGTACTGTACTTCATCACTTTTACAATACAAACACTTTAGTTTCTAGAGGGTATTTCTATGACATACAAAAAAAATCAGAAGTAACTGGATATGATTCTTTCCATTTAATTCAAAAAGACAATGAAATTGAGCTTTGGTTTGGAGAAACCAAATTTTATGAAGATTGTGAAGACGCGATCGATAGTGTTTTTAAAAACATAGAAAAGGCAATTTCAGATGATTATTTAGTTAATACGAACTTTACAACAATTCTTCAAAAAAAAGGTAATATTACAGATAAGAGCTCAAAACTTTATAAAATACTTGATCAGTGGGAAAAATGCATAATTGATTCATTAGCAGACGAGTTAATTAAAAATGAAATAAAATTAGTATACCCTATTCTTGTAACGTTTAACAAAATTAATAACGATTATAATGAAACGATTAAGACTGCAATTAAGCATATTAATGATAATTATAATCATATAAAATTTGATCAAATAACTATCGAACACTCAATATTTTTTATTCTGATTCCAATTGATGATGTAAAATCATCTAAAGAAACAATTATAAAATGGATAGACAAGAAAGAACCCTTAATGTAG
- a CDS encoding helix-turn-helix domain-containing protein, with protein sequence MSTATKPKHIGRNISRIRELRGMKQEALAIAIGVSQQYVSTIEGSENVDDERLNSIAEALGVSADAIKNYSDEVVLNNIQNNHEGSVIHSGPTVNHNCNFNPLDKVVELYERLVQAEKDKVEYLERLMKGK encoded by the coding sequence ATGAGCACAGCAACAAAACCAAAACATATCGGGAGAAACATAAGCCGTATTAGAGAGCTTAGAGGAATGAAACAAGAAGCACTTGCGATTGCAATAGGTGTTAGCCAACAATACGTTTCTACCATTGAAGGAAGCGAGAATGTTGACGATGAAAGATTAAACTCTATTGCAGAAGCTTTAGGTGTTTCGGCTGATGCAATTAAGAATTATAGCGACGAAGTTGTATTAAACAACATTCAAAATAATCACGAAGGTTCTGTTATTCATAGCGGACCAACTGTAAACCATAATTGCAACTTCAATCCACTTGATAAAGTTGTGGAACTTTACGAGCGTTTGGTTCAAGCTGAAAAGGATAAAGTGGAGTATTTGGAGAGGTTGATGAAGGGGAAGTAG